The Zalophus californianus isolate mZalCal1 chromosome 8, mZalCal1.pri.v2, whole genome shotgun sequence genome has a segment encoding these proteins:
- the BOLA3 gene encoding bolA-like protein 3 isoform X1: protein MAAWSPATAAPLLRGIRGLPLLHCVQRTFASQTEGELRVTQVLKERFPGATAIQVTDISGGCGAMYEIRIESEEFKEKRTVQQHQMVNQALKEEIKGMHGLRIFTSVPKH, encoded by the exons ATGGCGGCGTGGAGCCCGGCCACGGCAGCGCCGCTGCTCCGTGGGATCCGCGGG CTTCCTCTTCTCCACTGTGTCCAACGAACGTTTGCCTCGCAAACTGAGGGGGAGCTCAGAGTGACCCAAGTTCTCAAAGAAAGGTTTCCTGGAGCTACAGCTATCCAAGTCACTGACATTTCAG GAGGCTGTGGGGCGATGTATGAAATCCGGATCGAGTCAGAAGAATTTAAGGAGAAGAGAACTGTCCAGCAGCACCAGATGGTAAATCAG gcactgaaagaagaaatcaaagggatGCACGGATTGCGGATATTTACCTCCGTCCCCAAACACTGA
- the BOLA3 gene encoding bolA-like protein 3 isoform X2: protein MAAWSPATAAPLLRGIRGLPLLHCVQRTFASQTEGELRVTQVLKERFPGATAIQVTDISGTERRNQRDARIADIYLRPQTLTTSWPRRCCCLTPWMNLADTILS from the exons ATGGCGGCGTGGAGCCCGGCCACGGCAGCGCCGCTGCTCCGTGGGATCCGCGGG CTTCCTCTTCTCCACTGTGTCCAACGAACGTTTGCCTCGCAAACTGAGGGGGAGCTCAGAGTGACCCAAGTTCTCAAAGAAAGGTTTCCTGGAGCTACAGCTATCCAAGTCACTGACATTTCAG gcactgaaagaagaaatcaaagggatGCACGGATTGCGGATATTTACCTCCGTCCCCAAACACTGACCACGTCCTGGCCTCGTAGATGCTGCTGCTTGACGCCTTGGATGAACTTGGCTGACACCATCCTTTCCTAG